One region of Triticum aestivum cultivar Chinese Spring chromosome 6B, IWGSC CS RefSeq v2.1, whole genome shotgun sequence genomic DNA includes:
- the LOC123139948 gene encoding silicon efflux transporter LSI2 — MAMEPAVKVALGTAAFGIFWVLAVFPAVPFLPIGRTAGSLLGAMLMVLLNVITADEAYAAVDLPILGLLFGTMVVSVYLERADMFRHLGRALSWRSQGGKDLLLRTCAVSALASALFTNDTCCVVLTEFILKIARQNNLPPKPFLLALASSANIGSAATPIGNPQNLVIAVQSGISFGDFVFGILPATLVGVVVNAAILLCLYWRELSDEKCVDVSHDALPAEVVDEDDVTSHRFSPATMSHPRRGRLPDGSVLPEAAGCDAHCSCEPVKPNGDVAKAAPDGVGIHQRRGSAARVTTKEEDEYSCFNSTEEKEAAMDEEWKNRLWKTCVYVITFGMLVALLLGLNMSWSAITAALALIVLDFKDARPCLEKVSYPLLLFFCGMFITVDGFNKTGIPSTFWEFMEPYARIDTPTGVVILALVILLLSNVASNVPTVLLLGARVAASAAAISPAAETNAWLILAWVSTVAGNLSLLGSAANLIVCEQARRSQQFGYTLSFFSHLQFGFPATLIVTGIGLLLIKSN, encoded by the exons ATGGCGATGGAGCCGGCGGTCAAGGTGGCGCTGGGGACGGCGGCGTTCGGCATCTTCTGGGTGCTGGCCGTGTTCCCGGCGGTGCCCTTCCTGCCCATCGGCCGCACGGCGGGGTCGCTGCTGGGGGCCATGCTCATGGTGCTCCTCAACGTCATCACCGCCGACGAGGCCTACGCCGCCGTCGACCTGCCCATCCTCGGCCTCCTCTTCGGCACCATGGTCGTCAGCGTCTACCTCGAGCGCGCCGACATGTTCCGCCACCTGGGACGCGCGCTCTCCTGGCGGAGCCAGGGCGGCAAGGACCTGCTCCTCCGCACCTGCGCCGTCTCCGCGCTCGCGTCGGCGCTCTTCACCAACGACACCTGCTGCGTCGTGCTCACCGAGTTCATCCTCAAGATCGCCCGCCAGAACAACCTCCCGCCCAAGCCCTTCCTCCTCGCGCTCGCCTCCTCGGCGAATATCGGCTCCGCGGCCACCCCCATCGGCAACCCGCAGAACCTCGTCATCGCCGTGCAGAGCGGCATCTCCTTCGGTGACTTCGTCTTCGGCATCCTGCCCGCCACCCTCGTCGGCGTCGTCGTCAACGCCGCCATCCTGCTCTGTCTCTACTGGCGGGAGCTGTCCGACGAGAAGTGCGTCGACGTGTCCCACGACGCGCTCCCCGCCGAGGTCGTCGATGAGGACGACGTCACCTCCCACCGCTTCTCGCCGGCCACCATGTCGCACCCGCGGCGCGGCCGCCTCCCCGACGGCTCTGTTCTTCCCGAAGCAGCCGGCTGCGACGCGCACTGCTCATGTGAGCCGGTCAAGCCCAACGGCGACGTCGCCAAGGCGGCGCCCGACGGCGTCGGGATCCACCAGAGGCGTGGCTCCGCCGCAAGAGTGACGACCAAGGAGGAGGATGAGTACTCCTGCTTCAACTCgacggaggagaaggaggcggccaTGGACGAGGAGTGGAAGAACAGGCTGTGGAAGACCTGCGTGTACGTCATCACCTTCGGCATGCTCGTGGCGCTGCTGCTTGGGCTCAACATGTCCTGGAGCGCCATTACCGCCGCCCTGGCGCTCATCGTCCTCGACTTCAAGGACGCCCGCCCCTGCCTCGAGAAG GTCTCCTACCCACTGCTGCTCTTCTTCTGTGGGATGTTCATCACCGTGGATGGCTTCAACAAGACCGGCATTCCGAGCACCTTCTGGGAGTTCATGGAGCCCTATGCGCGGATCGACACGCCAACCGGGGTGGTCATCCTCGCCCTGGTGATCCTTCTCCTCTCCAATGTCGCGTCGAACGTCCCGACCG TCCTGCTGCTCGGCGCACGGGTGGCGGCCTCAGCGGCGGCGATCTCCCCCGCGGCGGAGACCAACGCGTGGCTGATCCTGGCGTGGGTGAGCACGGTGGCCGGCAACCTGTCCCTTCTAGGGTCGGCGGCGAACCTCATCGTGTGCGAGCAGGCGCGTCGGTCCCAGCAGTTCGGGTATACCCTCTCCTTCTTCAGCCACCTCCAGTTCGGCTTCCCGGCGACGCTCATCGTCACCGGCATCGGCCTGCTGCTCATCAAGAGCAACTGA